A single genomic interval of Polaribacter vadi harbors:
- a CDS encoding T9SS type A sorting domain-containing protein, producing MKKKLLFTALCISSFLNAQSISFTSAALTNAEIGSTITVDFTYSISADGYIYSAIELQDDFTYQSTIVDAELNPAVAGTDVTGSFTFTIPESTTPTSDLTGNLNYKIKIELKDGSFSYLAGQFPDTEINITSSNLSVDDFSNTLSDIEAYPNPAKNKIYFQNLKNDVDYKAFIFNILGKNILSVNQLENGIDISSLNDGIYLLSIKSNNKVKNLKFIKN from the coding sequence ATGAAAAAAAAATTACTTTTTACTGCACTATGCATTTCTTCTTTTTTAAATGCACAATCAATTAGCTTTACTTCTGCAGCGTTAACAAATGCAGAAATAGGCAGTACAATTACTGTAGATTTTACATATTCTATATCTGCAGATGGTTATATTTATTCTGCTATAGAACTTCAAGATGATTTTACCTATCAATCTACTATTGTAGATGCCGAATTAAATCCAGCAGTTGCTGGCACAGATGTTACTGGCTCTTTTACGTTTACCATTCCAGAAAGCACAACACCAACAAGTGATTTAACAGGAAACTTAAATTATAAAATAAAAATTGAACTAAAAGATGGTAGTTTTAGTTATTTAGCAGGACAATTTCCTGATACAGAAATAAATATAACTTCATCTAATCTTAGTGTTGATGATTTTAGTAATACTTTAAGTGATATAGAAGCATATCCTAATCCTGCTAAAAATAAAATTTATTTTCAGAATTTAAAGAATGATGTAGATTATAAAGCATTTATTTTTAATATTTTAGGAAAAAATATTTTATCAGTAAATCAATTAGAAAATGGCATTGATATTTCTAGTTTAAATGATGGTATATATTTGTTATCAATTAAATCAAACAATAAGGTAAAGAATTTAAAATTCATTAAAAACTAA